One genomic segment of Virgibacillus doumboii includes these proteins:
- a CDS encoding penicillin-binding transpeptidase domain-containing protein, translating into MKKIIALLPILLLLLITACSDDEITPQERFDKYVKHWSNQEFSKMYDMSTSGSTEKYPSEKYVDRYKNIYGDLNIENLEISYEKLSEEEMDKAMEKGTAQFPFTVKMDSIAGPITFDYEATLIKEGEEEKANWFVKWDPGFIFPAIKDGGKIGLETVEPKRGEILDRNKMPLALNDIVYEIGVVPGKMGPNPEQTKQQIADLLGMSVESINSSLNADWVEPDLFVPLKKVPKTAEEKLNQLWKLSPIQGREVTGRVYPYGKAAAHLVGYVSQVTAEDLEHLDSSKYDANDVVGQRGLEQLYEEKLKGEEGVKITVSKEGEEATVLAEKPVKNGENIMTTIDAELQKKIYQSYDGEAGTTAAINPKTGETLALVSSPAFDPNDFVFGISQSKYNELQNDPQKPTLNRFASTYAPGSVIKPVSAAIGLSNGTIKPGEGVKIDGLTWSNGEGWGNYEVRRVSESNKPVDVTNALVRSDNIYFAMKAVEMGSEKYVNGLKQFGFGKELPFDYPIANSTVSSSGKINDEVLLADTSYGQGEMELSALHMALTYTPFLNDGNLIKPTLLADAEKGQVWQEQLLTSEQATVIREALRKVVAAPNGTAKGAQNADFPISGKTGTAELKKSGEESGAENGWFVGYPSNDQDILIAMMIEHTEDKGGSAYTVEKVTELLKEIK; encoded by the coding sequence ATGAAAAAAATAATCGCGCTACTTCCAATATTGCTGCTTCTTTTAATTACAGCGTGTTCAGACGATGAAATCACACCACAGGAGCGCTTTGATAAGTATGTCAAGCATTGGAGCAATCAGGAATTCTCCAAAATGTATGATATGAGCACTTCCGGATCGACCGAAAAATATCCTTCCGAAAAATACGTTGACCGGTATAAAAATATTTACGGCGACCTGAACATTGAAAATCTTGAAATCTCCTATGAAAAATTATCCGAAGAAGAAATGGATAAAGCAATGGAAAAAGGTACTGCCCAATTCCCGTTCACTGTTAAAATGGATTCGATTGCCGGACCAATAACCTTTGATTACGAAGCAACCCTAATAAAAGAGGGTGAAGAAGAAAAAGCCAATTGGTTTGTGAAATGGGATCCGGGATTTATTTTTCCAGCGATAAAAGATGGCGGTAAAATTGGACTGGAAACCGTGGAGCCAAAACGCGGGGAAATCCTTGACCGCAATAAAATGCCTTTAGCATTAAATGATATCGTATATGAAATCGGCGTTGTTCCCGGAAAAATGGGACCAAACCCTGAACAAACAAAACAACAAATTGCCGACCTACTGGGAATGTCCGTAGAATCGATTAACAGCAGTCTGAATGCTGATTGGGTAGAGCCCGACCTGTTTGTACCACTGAAAAAAGTTCCAAAAACCGCTGAAGAGAAATTAAATCAGCTGTGGAAGCTCAGTCCAATCCAGGGACGTGAAGTGACAGGCCGTGTCTATCCTTACGGGAAAGCAGCTGCTCACCTTGTCGGTTACGTCAGCCAGGTTACCGCAGAGGATCTGGAACACTTGGACTCCAGCAAATATGATGCGAATGATGTAGTTGGACAACGGGGTCTTGAGCAATTGTACGAAGAAAAACTTAAAGGTGAAGAAGGCGTTAAAATAACCGTTTCAAAAGAGGGCGAAGAAGCAACAGTCCTTGCAGAAAAGCCGGTGAAAAACGGTGAAAACATCATGACTACGATTGATGCTGAATTACAGAAGAAAATTTATCAAAGTTATGATGGTGAAGCAGGAACAACTGCTGCAATCAACCCTAAAACGGGTGAAACACTTGCATTGGTAAGCAGCCCTGCATTCGACCCAAATGATTTTGTATTCGGGATTTCCCAGTCAAAATATAACGAACTGCAAAATGACCCGCAAAAACCTACATTAAATCGATTTGCATCCACCTATGCACCGGGTTCAGTAATCAAACCGGTATCTGCAGCAATCGGGCTGAGTAATGGAACGATTAAACCTGGAGAAGGTGTCAAGATTGATGGACTAACCTGGAGTAATGGTGAAGGCTGGGGAAACTATGAAGTAAGACGTGTGTCCGAATCGAATAAACCGGTTGATGTTACGAATGCATTGGTCCGTTCAGACAATATTTATTTTGCCATGAAAGCCGTTGAAATGGGCAGTGAGAAATATGTAAATGGCTTGAAACAATTTGGATTTGGCAAAGAACTGCCATTTGACTATCCGATTGCAAATTCAACCGTCTCGTCAAGCGGAAAGATTAATGATGAGGTTTTACTTGCCGATACGAGTTATGGTCAGGGAGAAATGGAGCTAAGCGCACTTCACATGGCATTAACATATACGCCATTTTTAAATGATGGAAACCTGATTAAACCGACACTTCTTGCCGATGCTGAAAAAGGTCAGGTGTGGCAGGAACAGCTGCTGACAAGTGAGCAAGCAACCGTAATTCGGGAAGCACTACGCAAAGTAGTTGCCGCTCCAAACGGGACTGCCAAAGGTGCACAAAACGCTGACTTTCCGATTTCCGGTAAAACCGGAACTGCCGAACTTAAAAAATCCGGTGAGGAATCCGGTGCCGAGAACGGCTGGTTTGTCGGTTATCCATCAAACGATCAGGACATTTTAATCGCAATGATGATTGAACACACAGAAGATAAAGGCGGCAGTGCATATACCGTTGAGAAAGTTACGGAACTTTTGAAGGAAATTAAATAA
- a CDS encoding heavy metal translocating P-type ATPase, whose translation MGNIKKIYVVIVSGSLMAFAFILHVMDLEIWKDAALISATLTAGYSIAKKAIQSVMMKAFSIELLVTIAVAGALIIGEYVESAAVTFLFLFGAYLEARTLEKTRSSLKTLMDMAPLEATVLKNGERTVTRVEDINQGDRILIQSGEKVAIDGKIFAGQAFINEAAITGESVPAAKKAADHVFSGSIIDNGYIEVEAEKIGDDTAFAKIIEMVEEAQESKAKAQKFLDRFASVYTPGIIALSILVLVLTGNFELAITFLVIACPGALVISAPVSLVAGIGNGAKNGSLIKGGEVIENFAKIDVLVFDKTGTLTKGQPEVTGIKAFGMNPDDLLKITAEVEIVSEHHLGRTIVSEAENRGLVLINEPCNVTVEKGYGLYAEVAGKNVVIGNRKLFSKKQTIIPTNAENYAIREEKNGNTVIFVGVDNKFAGVILIADQIRHEAINAIRQLKEAGVKQTVMLTGDNRHTAEKVAEQLEIDQFFADMLPEEKVNHIKRLKAEGFKVAMAGDGINDAPAIALSDVGLAMGAAGTDAAMETADVVLMDDKLNKIPYAYALAKATVRNMKQNILIAVGTVTLLLAGVLTGKIFLASGMLIHELSVLIVIINAIRLVRFKRTDQTIDKIIPSGSNLKNVA comes from the coding sequence ATGGGTAATATTAAAAAAATATATGTGGTAATTGTATCAGGAAGCTTAATGGCATTTGCGTTTATTTTACATGTTATGGATCTGGAAATTTGGAAAGATGCCGCTTTAATTTCAGCAACATTAACAGCGGGGTATTCCATTGCAAAAAAAGCAATTCAATCGGTAATGATGAAAGCATTCAGTATTGAATTACTGGTGACAATTGCTGTTGCAGGTGCATTAATTATTGGGGAATATGTGGAATCGGCAGCAGTTACGTTCCTCTTTTTATTCGGTGCCTATCTGGAAGCGCGGACACTGGAAAAAACCCGTTCGTCGCTTAAGACATTAATGGATATGGCACCTTTGGAAGCGACTGTACTCAAAAATGGAGAACGAACGGTTACGCGGGTTGAAGATATAAATCAGGGTGACCGAATTCTGATTCAATCCGGTGAAAAGGTCGCGATTGATGGAAAAATTTTTGCAGGGCAGGCGTTTATTAATGAAGCGGCAATCACTGGTGAATCTGTGCCAGCAGCGAAAAAAGCTGCAGATCATGTTTTCAGCGGCAGTATTATTGATAACGGATATATCGAAGTGGAAGCAGAAAAAATTGGTGATGATACAGCTTTTGCAAAAATCATTGAAATGGTTGAAGAGGCACAGGAGTCTAAAGCAAAAGCACAAAAATTTCTTGATCGCTTTGCAAGCGTCTATACACCGGGGATCATCGCGCTATCCATTCTTGTTCTCGTCCTGACAGGGAATTTCGAACTGGCAATTACCTTTTTAGTAATCGCATGTCCGGGGGCACTTGTCATTTCCGCACCGGTATCACTTGTTGCCGGAATAGGCAATGGAGCGAAAAATGGTTCATTGATAAAAGGCGGAGAAGTCATAGAAAATTTTGCAAAGATAGATGTGCTGGTATTTGATAAAACAGGGACGCTTACCAAGGGACAGCCGGAAGTGACCGGAATAAAAGCCTTTGGAATGAATCCCGATGACTTGTTAAAAATCACTGCAGAAGTGGAAATTGTTTCGGAACATCATCTTGGCAGAACAATCGTCAGTGAGGCAGAAAATCGCGGTCTTGTACTGATCAATGAACCCTGTAATGTTACGGTTGAAAAAGGGTACGGATTATATGCAGAAGTTGCCGGCAAGAACGTGGTAATCGGTAACCGGAAACTGTTCAGTAAAAAACAAACCATCATCCCAACGAATGCTGAAAACTATGCAATCCGGGAAGAGAAGAATGGCAATACGGTAATCTTTGTCGGAGTCGACAATAAATTTGCCGGGGTTATTTTGATCGCTGACCAGATCCGCCATGAAGCAATCAATGCAATCAGGCAATTGAAAGAAGCAGGTGTAAAACAAACAGTAATGCTCACAGGTGATAATCGCCACACCGCAGAAAAAGTTGCGGAACAGCTTGAGATTGATCAGTTTTTTGCTGACATGCTGCCGGAAGAAAAAGTAAATCATATTAAACGGTTAAAAGCAGAGGGGTTCAAAGTGGCTATGGCAGGTGACGGAATTAATGATGCTCCGGCAATTGCACTATCAGATGTCGGCCTCGCGATGGGTGCTGCAGGAACAGACGCAGCTATGGAAACCGCTGATGTTGTGTTAATGGACGATAAGTTAAATAAAATTCCTTATGCATATGCGTTGGCTAAAGCAACCGTACGAAATATGAAACAAAATATTTTAATTGCAGTTGGAACGGTTACCCTGTTGCTTGCTGGAGTACTGACGGGAAAGATTTTCCTGGCGTCCGGAATGCTGATACACGAACTGAGTGTACTGATTGTAATTATCAATGCCATTCGCCTGGTTCGCTTTAAACGGACTGATCAAACAATTGATAAAATAATTCCATCCGGTAGCAACTTAAAAAATGTTGCATAA
- a CDS encoding zinc ribbon domain-containing protein gives MKKAIKNKQQVNDLTAEKSRLLVELGQEVYLAYRRGEGIAPLIEKKGELIKDLDSKIYSSLKEAKSEEGEMMECTSCGAPMDEDDLFCQQCGKKADEPETDSPKKTLCYSCGNEVPAGVKYCNVCGVKM, from the coding sequence ATGAAAAAAGCGATAAAAAACAAACAACAGGTTAATGACCTGACCGCTGAAAAATCAAGATTGTTAGTTGAACTGGGGCAGGAAGTTTATTTAGCCTACCGGCGGGGTGAGGGGATTGCTCCTCTGATTGAAAAAAAGGGTGAACTGATAAAGGATTTGGATTCGAAAATATATTCGAGTTTGAAGGAAGCAAAGTCTGAAGAAGGTGAAATGATGGAATGCACTTCCTGCGGTGCTCCAATGGATGAGGATGATCTATTTTGCCAGCAGTGCGGGAAAAAGGCAGATGAACCGGAAACTGATTCACCAAAAAAAACATTGTGTTACAGTTGTGGAAATGAAGTGCCCGCCGGGGTTAAGTATTGCAATGTGTGTGGTGTGAAAATGTGA
- a CDS encoding LCP family protein, whose translation MDSRINKRQEKKKRKWPFWVAGIILGILLLIGLYLVYIYDKVGDTVDTMHEPLARDDNPERQKEIDSIFSNTKSINILLLGVDERKNDKGRSDTMILMSLNPQTNAMKMLSIPRDTYVDIPGRGMDKINHAYAFGDAGLSVQTVEQNFNVPVHFYVKVNMEGFKQGVDALGGVTVTNDVEFSQGGEHFEKGEIHLNGEEALKYIRKRKGMDGGDLSRNQRQREVIKAAISEAASFSSITKVTNILEILGDNVTTNLQFEQMQTLFTDYRKTRNNIDTMEISGSGEILDDGIWYYMVPDEEMNRVTTEIKNHMNGQ comes from the coding sequence GTGGACTCAAGAATAAATAAACGACAGGAAAAAAAGAAACGAAAATGGCCCTTTTGGGTGGCGGGTATTATTCTCGGTATCCTATTGCTTATCGGTTTATATCTGGTTTATATATACGATAAAGTCGGGGATACCGTTGATACAATGCATGAGCCGTTGGCAAGGGACGACAATCCGGAACGGCAAAAAGAGATCGATTCGATTTTTAGTAATACTAAATCGATAAACATTTTATTACTTGGTGTTGATGAACGGAAAAATGATAAAGGGCGTTCGGATACAATGATTCTGATGTCATTAAATCCGCAGACAAACGCTATGAAAATGTTAAGTATTCCGCGTGACACGTATGTGGATATTCCCGGCCGCGGCATGGATAAGATCAACCATGCGTATGCATTTGGTGACGCAGGTTTATCCGTACAAACCGTGGAGCAGAACTTCAATGTCCCGGTTCACTTTTATGTAAAAGTGAATATGGAAGGCTTTAAACAGGGAGTTGATGCGTTAGGCGGTGTTACCGTTACAAATGACGTTGAATTCTCACAGGGCGGCGAACATTTTGAAAAAGGTGAAATCCATCTGAATGGTGAAGAAGCATTAAAATATATCCGGAAGCGAAAAGGCATGGATGGTGGGGATCTCAGCCGTAACCAGCGTCAGCGCGAAGTTATTAAAGCGGCAATCAGTGAAGCGGCCAGTTTTTCCAGTATTACAAAGGTCACGAATATTTTGGAAATCTTAGGCGACAACGTAACAACGAATCTGCAGTTTGAACAAATGCAGACGCTGTTTACCGATTACCGGAAAACCCGAAACAACATTGACACAATGGAAATAAGCGGAAGCGGTGAAATACTTGACGACGGCATCTGGTACTACATGGTTCCTGATGAAGAAATGAACAGAGTTACTACCGAAATTAAAAACCACATGAATGGACAGTAA
- a CDS encoding zinc ribbon domain-containing protein: MYCNECGTENDDHAIYCVEDGYPLQQPSLAGSLQIRNEKFCGKCMTERKFADRYCMECGNSFDTYDSAKQAYEIEHTYFNKALGMKVLPGFILSIAVLFILNQIFASLMKAGTGQFNGIFLGLNFPNHEKITTLDYVLFSNLISTTTTMKAEEFSNQVSYLSSGMIFPVLMVILALAAGGFLIKYLHPQIEAWKAAAVFAGAYALVLGALSFGGGAEYMENITRDTVRHTFQFSTTSAIINGIILGFFFSYAGMALKRGVLTKKLYVFAYQRALYFGTYAFIAVYGVLLLITAFLHAQYEPETQMNVQRPELPWYTTIAIVSKLAVYVFNLVFFNTFVMKDTGTESEPIEYSFLTGLSDKEMEGLPFLLPPEMFASYEVILIVLVAVIFLFIGRLLGESQQHIMKTVIMYSLVFAVLFTFFTYHASMNYQVEHDQMMEEAMKIFVGFGTIKTFVITALYAGVTGFIGAQTRKLF, translated from the coding sequence TTGTATTGCAATGAATGTGGCACGGAAAATGATGACCACGCGATCTATTGTGTGGAGGATGGGTATCCATTACAGCAACCGTCATTAGCCGGAAGTCTGCAAATCCGAAATGAGAAATTTTGCGGGAAATGCATGACAGAACGGAAATTTGCTGACAGATATTGCATGGAATGCGGAAATTCGTTTGATACATATGATTCAGCGAAGCAAGCGTATGAAATTGAACATACATATTTTAATAAGGCTCTTGGAATGAAGGTATTGCCGGGCTTTATCCTGTCAATTGCAGTATTGTTTATACTCAATCAAATCTTTGCGTCTCTCATGAAAGCCGGAACTGGTCAATTCAACGGTATTTTTTTAGGACTGAACTTTCCAAACCATGAAAAAATAACCACACTGGATTATGTTCTTTTTAGTAATTTGATCTCCACCACTACGACAATGAAAGCGGAGGAATTTTCAAATCAGGTGAGTTATTTGTCATCCGGAATGATTTTCCCGGTATTGATGGTAATACTGGCGCTGGCAGCTGGGGGATTTTTAATAAAATATCTTCATCCGCAAATTGAAGCGTGGAAAGCTGCTGCAGTATTTGCAGGAGCTTATGCACTGGTTTTAGGGGCTTTATCGTTTGGTGGTGGAGCAGAATACATGGAAAACATTACAAGGGATACAGTAAGACATACATTCCAATTCAGTACCACTAGTGCAATAATTAATGGAATAATCCTCGGTTTCTTTTTCAGTTATGCAGGGATGGCTTTAAAAAGAGGTGTTTTAACAAAGAAATTATATGTATTTGCTTACCAGCGGGCTTTATATTTTGGAACATATGCGTTTATAGCTGTGTATGGAGTGCTATTACTTATAACTGCATTTTTGCATGCTCAGTATGAACCGGAAACGCAAATGAATGTTCAGCGTCCGGAACTTCCGTGGTATACAACAATTGCCATCGTTTCCAAGTTAGCTGTTTATGTGTTTAATCTGGTTTTTTTCAATACATTTGTGATGAAGGATACTGGTACGGAAAGTGAACCGATTGAATATTCGTTTTTAACAGGTTTATCCGACAAGGAAATGGAAGGTCTGCCATTTTTGTTGCCGCCTGAAATGTTTGCATCATATGAGGTCATACTTATTGTTTTGGTGGCGGTTATTTTCCTGTTTATTGGCCGTTTGCTTGGAGAATCTCAGCAGCATATAATGAAAACTGTCATTATGTACAGTCTTGTATTCGCTGTTTTATTTACCTTTTTCACTTATCATGCGTCCATGAATTATCAGGTTGAGCACGACCAAATGATGGAAGAAGCTATGAAAATTTTCGTTGGTTTTGGAACAATTAAGACGTTTGTTATAACTGCACTATACGCTGGTGTGACTGGATTTATCGGTGCCCAGACGAGAAAGCTGTTTTAG
- a CDS encoding anti-repressor SinI family protein — protein MRNAEKSGDLYNEWVELMVEAKAIGLTVEEIRMFLTDNCKK, from the coding sequence ATGAGAAATGCGGAGAAGAGTGGAGATCTGTATAATGAATGGGTGGAATTAATGGTGGAAGCGAAAGCGATTGGACTGACGGTAGAGGAAATTCGAATGTTTTTAACTGACAATTGTAAAAAATAA
- a CDS encoding OPT family oligopeptide transporter — MSKQDPNPGFKPYVPASKNPPQFTWVAMVVGAVLAIVFGAANAYLGLIVGMTVSASIPAAVISMAVLRIIMKRTSILENNIVQTITSTGESLAAGVIFTLPALFIWQLEPSLTTIAIIALAGGILGVVLMIPLRRALIVNEHDTLPYPEGTACAEVLHAGEEGGKGAKLVFAGLGIGALFKLLTDAVKAFPSSVEWEIYKFKNAAIGMDTMPALLGVGYIIGPRIAGIMFAGGVLGWLGIIPLISFIGDVTTTPIYPGEIPISEMGFHQIWDNYLRYIGAGAVAFGGIMGLVKTLPTIVSSFKGSVQGFSAAGDGNDLRTDEDLPMTLIVVLTVVFMGILLFWPTISIGIVGAVLLFIFGFFFVTVSSRIVGIVGSSSNPVSGMTIGALIFISLVLTAIGQTGQAGATTAIIIGSVVCIAAAIAGDTSQDLKTGYIVGATPKWQQIAQLYGVLITSIIIGFILILLDNAYGFGSTELPAPQAVLMSMVVDGIMSGDLPWNLIFIGAAAAATVELFGIGSLPFAVGLYLPIHLTSPIMLGGIINGIIKRRTKNKEEYKEKNERGILLASGYIAGEALMGVFVAIAVTAGVTFPEGTFFGPVVSLIAIGIVAWYLFRTANKKAAK, encoded by the coding sequence ATGTCAAAGCAGGATCCAAATCCTGGATTCAAGCCGTACGTTCCTGCCTCTAAAAACCCACCTCAGTTTACATGGGTTGCTATGGTAGTAGGTGCGGTGCTTGCTATCGTTTTTGGTGCAGCAAACGCATACTTAGGTCTTATTGTTGGGATGACCGTTTCTGCATCAATTCCAGCAGCAGTTATTTCCATGGCAGTACTTCGAATTATTATGAAACGTACTTCCATATTGGAAAATAATATCGTACAAACCATTACGTCAACTGGTGAATCGCTGGCAGCGGGTGTTATTTTTACATTGCCTGCATTGTTCATCTGGCAGCTTGAGCCAAGTTTGACAACGATAGCTATTATTGCATTAGCAGGTGGTATTTTAGGTGTAGTACTTATGATTCCGCTTCGCCGTGCATTAATTGTTAACGAACACGATACACTGCCATACCCGGAAGGTACCGCATGTGCTGAGGTGCTTCATGCCGGTGAAGAAGGCGGTAAAGGAGCCAAGCTGGTCTTTGCTGGACTAGGTATTGGCGCGTTATTTAAGCTATTAACCGATGCTGTAAAAGCGTTCCCTTCATCTGTTGAATGGGAGATTTATAAATTTAAGAATGCAGCAATCGGCATGGACACTATGCCAGCATTGCTTGGTGTTGGTTATATTATCGGTCCTCGCATTGCCGGAATTATGTTTGCCGGTGGTGTCCTTGGCTGGCTTGGAATTATCCCATTAATCAGCTTTATTGGGGATGTTACAACCACTCCAATCTATCCTGGTGAAATTCCGATTTCGGAAATGGGATTCCATCAAATCTGGGATAACTATCTACGTTATATCGGAGCAGGTGCAGTTGCTTTTGGTGGTATTATGGGTCTTGTTAAAACATTGCCAACAATTGTGTCTTCGTTTAAGGGATCGGTACAAGGATTTTCAGCAGCAGGGGATGGAAATGACTTACGAACGGATGAAGACCTTCCGATGACGTTAATTGTTGTATTGACTGTTGTCTTTATGGGTATCTTGTTATTCTGGCCGACGATTAGTATAGGCATTGTTGGAGCCGTATTGCTGTTTATCTTTGGTTTCTTCTTTGTAACAGTATCTTCCCGTATCGTTGGTATTGTTGGTAGTTCATCCAACCCTGTTTCCGGTATGACAATTGGGGCACTTATCTTTATTTCCCTTGTGCTGACTGCAATTGGCCAAACTGGACAGGCAGGTGCGACAACAGCGATAATTATCGGTTCTGTTGTTTGTATTGCAGCAGCAATTGCCGGTGACACGTCACAGGATTTGAAAACAGGTTATATCGTTGGTGCGACACCAAAATGGCAGCAAATTGCTCAATTATACGGTGTGTTAATCACAAGTATTATTATTGGATTTATCCTGATCCTGCTTGATAATGCATATGGATTCGGTTCAACCGAACTTCCTGCACCACAGGCGGTTCTGATGTCCATGGTTGTTGATGGCATTATGAGCGGTGATCTACCGTGGAATTTAATCTTTATTGGAGCAGCAGCGGCGGCAACTGTTGAACTGTTTGGCATTGGGTCATTACCATTTGCAGTAGGGCTGTATCTGCCAATTCATTTGACATCGCCAATTATGCTGGGCGGGATTATAAATGGAATTATTAAACGCCGTACGAAAAATAAAGAAGAATATAAAGAGAAAAATGAACGCGGTATTTTGCTTGCGTCAGGTTACATTGCCGGAGAGGCATTAATGGGTGTCTTTGTGGCTATTGCTGTAACAGCAGGTGTAACATTCCCTGAAGGAACATTCTTCGGACCTGTCGTATCATTAATTGCAATTGGAATTGTAGCATGGTATTTATTCCGCACTGCAAATAAGAAAGCTGCTAAATAA
- the cas2 gene encoding CRISPR-associated endonuclease Cas2: MYVIITYDVGVKRVGKVCKKLKEYLTWSQNSVFEGEITKTLLLQCMNELESIINPNVDSIYLYEVRNPNHIKKTAYGVEKSFDDMFL; this comes from the coding sequence ATGTACGTTATCATAACATATGATGTTGGGGTCAAGCGTGTCGGGAAAGTGTGCAAAAAGTTAAAAGAGTATCTTACCTGGTCGCAAAATTCCGTGTTTGAAGGAGAAATTACGAAAACATTATTACTTCAATGTATGAACGAACTTGAATCAATAATCAATCCAAATGTAGATTCTATATATCTATATGAAGTACGAAATCCGAACCATATTAAAAAGACAGCATACGGTGTGGAAAAGTCATTTGACGACATGTTTTTATAA
- a CDS encoding IDEAL domain-containing protein codes for MVTVKMLKPYYMKADDNYVRIVLAYQYFTVLINNQVYQFIPVESKEIRINRRTQKVENVGARFAFQKGKDIVYMAISELISLPDFLVHLHSIAEPYYIKKQKSDDQTAVIIDELEQINLKRLIDKALDNRDYEAFKSLVKLL; via the coding sequence ATGGTTACTGTAAAGATGTTGAAGCCTTATTATATGAAAGCAGATGATAATTATGTGAGGATTGTCCTGGCATATCAATATTTTACGGTATTAATTAATAATCAGGTTTATCAGTTCATTCCAGTTGAGTCGAAGGAAATCAGAATTAACCGCAGAACACAAAAGGTTGAGAATGTTGGCGCGAGATTTGCCTTTCAAAAAGGTAAAGACATCGTTTACATGGCTATTAGCGAACTAATTTCCCTTCCTGACTTCCTGGTTCATTTACATTCCATTGCCGAACCGTACTATATAAAAAAACAAAAAAGTGATGATCAAACCGCTGTGATTATCGACGAATTGGAACAGATAAATTTGAAACGATTAATCGATAAAGCGCTGGATAACCGTGATTATGAAGCATTCAAGTCGCTTGTTAAATTACTTTAA
- a CDS encoding heavy-metal-associated domain-containing protein, with the protein MKTAKFQLEPLTCPSCIKKIEGKLGSMQGVEDAKVLFSSSKVKATFNTDQVTEEQLKETIEKLGYPVVA; encoded by the coding sequence ATGAAAACAGCTAAATTTCAATTGGAACCACTGACTTGTCCATCCTGCATCAAAAAAATAGAAGGAAAATTAGGATCAATGCAAGGGGTGGAAGATGCAAAAGTTTTGTTCAGTTCCAGTAAAGTGAAAGCAACTTTTAACACAGACCAGGTGACAGAAGAGCAATTAAAAGAAACAATCGAAAAACTGGGCTATCCGGTTGTTGCATAA
- a CDS encoding AAA family ATPase — protein MTDLQYWITGNTAEGFVNFLDTNLLGIDRVIALKHPSAKLKSKILQNLINKYRSDDLEILQSALGSKYLDGLINREKSVAFLDEKIANSSTKTIDLEDLLPVSQQDQEDFQSLTQKAHESFTTGLKVHDDLEEVYINQMDFDRADEFANEFISDLLNDVPEKKRKSHTYHRFFGTNTADGVVNVVPHLTSNIKHVHYIKGRAGTGKSTIMKKIAQACSDHGFDVELYHCSFDPNSIDMVLVRELDFCIFDSTDPHEFFPKRDGEVIEDLYGELVTPGTDEKFKTEINDLNNHYKSYMKQGIRYLKEADSYLEKTEQNYMENVTDQDIKKVTKHIVKNV, from the coding sequence ATGACTGATTTGCAATATTGGATTACAGGTAACACCGCTGAGGGGTTTGTGAATTTTCTTGACACCAATTTACTGGGAATTGATCGTGTTATTGCGCTCAAACATCCTTCAGCAAAACTTAAATCTAAAATTCTGCAAAATCTTATCAATAAATATCGCTCAGATGACCTTGAAATCCTGCAAAGTGCACTTGGCAGTAAATATTTGGATGGTTTGATTAACCGTGAAAAATCAGTGGCATTTCTAGATGAAAAGATTGCGAATTCCAGTACAAAAACGATTGACTTGGAAGACCTGCTCCCCGTCTCACAACAGGACCAGGAAGATTTCCAAAGCCTGACTCAAAAGGCGCACGAAAGTTTTACGACCGGTTTGAAGGTCCATGATGACCTGGAAGAAGTCTATATCAACCAGATGGATTTTGACCGAGCCGACGAATTTGCGAATGAATTTATTTCAGATTTACTTAATGATGTCCCTGAAAAAAAACGCAAATCCCACACATACCACAGATTTTTCGGGACGAATACTGCGGATGGTGTGGTAAATGTAGTTCCACATCTTACAAGCAATATAAAACATGTCCACTACATTAAAGGCCGGGCAGGCACGGGAAAATCCACAATCATGAAAAAAATTGCGCAGGCCTGCTCTGATCATGGCTTTGACGTTGAATTGTATCACTGCAGTTTTGATCCGAACAGTATCGATATGGTGCTTGTTCGTGAATTGGACTTCTGTATATTTGACAGTACGGATCCACATGAATTTTTTCCGAAACGTGATGGCGAAGTAATTGAGGATTTGTATGGTGAACTTGTTACCCCTGGAACTGATGAGAAATTTAAAACAGAAATCAATGATTTAAACAATCACTATAAGTCTTATATGAAACAGGGGATTCGTTACTTAAAAGAAGCGGACAGCTATCTCGAAAAAACCGAGCAAAACTACATGGAAAATGTTACCGATCAGGATATAAAAAAAGTGACGAAACACATAGTAAAAAACGTCTGA